In the Salmo trutta chromosome 13, fSalTru1.1, whole genome shotgun sequence genome, ATAAAGATGAAATCAAATAGAGCACAGGATCAATATTATATATCACTTTATTATAAACAACCTTTTTTACAAGCACATATCATTACAAAACCACCTCAAATAGGAGAATCAAACACTGATACATGTAACAGTAACATCAAATACTGTTCAATAGCATACAGAAATGCTCTTACTGATTTCTAAAGGCTATTTATTCTGCCTTGTTGTTGTATCAAATCATTTCAAACTTATGTACAGTTTATATTTTGTAACTCTTGTTGGTATTTACAACAGACATTACTGTTGGTCATTTCTTCAAGGATAAGTAGAATACCTCCAATAtatatactctgtgtgtgtgtgtgtatatatatatttatatacacacacacatctacagtgAAATATAACACTTTATGTATATTCACCATAACAATAACCAATCAAACAGTTGACAAACCAATGTAATTCCCATCAAACAATATCATAGACACAGTTGAATGAATACCAACCATTGACTCCTGTGTTGATTCCTGTGTTATCTCCTGTGTTGTTTCCTGTGTTGTTTCCTGTGTTGTCTCCTGTATTGTCTCCTGTGTTGTCTCCTGTATTGTCTCCTGTATTGTCTCCTGTATCGTCTCCTGTATTGTCTCCTGTATCGTCTCCTGTATTGTCTCCTGTATCGTCTCCTGTATCGTCTCCTGTGTTGTCTCCTGTATCGTCTCCTGTATCGTCTCCTGTATCGTCTCCTGTATTGTCTCCTGTATTGTCTCCTGTATCGTCTCCTGTGTTGTCTCCTGTATCGTCTCCTGTGTTGTCTCCTGTGCTGATTCCTCTGTTGACTGATCTTTAGTCCAGTGAGGTATAGTCAAATGTCAGTCCGTTACAGCTGCTGATatagtctgtcagtgtgtgttgtTTGAAGGTTGTTTGAACGCTGTGGCGCTAactcagaggaagagagaggggaggcttACTGGCTGGTCTAGATGCTAAATAGTGTATCAGGCATCGTTGAGGCAGTATCCAAATACTCTCAAACAACCTTTTGCTTAAAAATCACTGGTTGTGGTGGGTAACCCAATTTGTTCACAAAAACCACACAAGATAGACAGATACACAAAGACAAGGACAGATGTAGCTGAGTATTGAGTAGCCTCTTAGAACCAgtcctgtttgtctgtgtgtatatcTTCTCCTCACTTCCTTCACTTCCTCCCCTCAGCTGGTGCTCCCTCCTGGTGCTCCCAGGGTATGGGATCATTCTCCTCTGTCATCgagccagtctctctctcatGCCAAAACTGCTCCACGTCTAGCAGCACGATCCCATCCCGGgggctctctccctctgcctcatcCTCCGCCTCTCCCACTCCGCCCTGCTCCATCTGGGGTTGGGGATCAACTCTCGTCCCCTGGCAAGGGATGGAGGCTAGGCCTCCGTCTCCTCCCTGCGGCTGGCCTGAGGTCTCCGGTCGTGGGCAGGGGGACTGGGGGGCAGTGGGTGCATGGGGGCCAGGTTTGGGGTTGGACGGGGTGTGTTTACGAAGAGTAAGGCGCCTCCACAGACCTCTGTAACCCTCTCTGAACTCCTCTGACAGAGAGAGGACGATGAGGGGGTTCaccagtgagagaaagaaagtgaggaGCAGggcggagagggagaggaggagagggggagagaagacgACAAAGGGTCCTCCCTCTCCCGGTCCCTGTGCCTCTCGCTCCGCGGCGTGCCGCTCCCACACCCAGACCACCCACTGCGGCAGCCACAGCGTTGTCATGGCTACCATCAGACTGAATAGCATCAGAGTGAGCTTCCTGGATCTGATCTGCGTTCGGAGGTTCTGGGTCTTACTACAGCGCCGCTGGCACTGCCCATATACCCGCCAGAAATACAGCAGGGCAAAACTCAAAGGGGCGCAGAACACACCCAGGGGGTACGCCTTGACGTAGACCGACATGAAGTCCTGCGCTTCAGGGGGAACCACCTGCACACACACCAGCCTCCGGGTCTCTCTCTGCAGTGAGGAGAACAGCCAGGTAGGGATGGGAGCGGAGCAGGCAGACAGCCAGAGGAACCACATCACCAAAAGGATGGAGCGTAGACTGATGCTGACCTGTTTAGTCGGGTTAGAGACGTAACGGTAACAAGCCTTAGCCATCACCGCTACGGTAAAACTCTTCGCAGCCATGCAGCTCTGCAGGAACCAATCACAGGTCTTGCACACCGTCCAACCAAGCGTCCAACTGGGTTTGGAAAAGGCAGCAGCGCGGAATGGGAGGGCGAATGCCAGTACAAGGCTGTCGGCAAACATCAGGTTGAGGATGAGAGCGTTGATAAGGGATAGTTTCCCACGGTGGGCGTTTGAGATCAGGATGCCCATGGCTGTGAGGGTACTGGCCAGCCCAAGGACACAGATCACCCCGAGGATGACAGGCACAAGGACACACAGGTGCTGGTAGGAACCATGCTCGATGAAGGAAGGATGTAGCCGGTCCACAGTCGAGCTGTTAGCAGCCGTTATGTTCACCCCTGGCAGTTTATCCATCTCAGAAGAAACAGGTggtgagagaaaagagaaaactACTTAGGCTTATCTTTTTATATAGAGTAAAGAAATATTTAAAAAGTATATTgacagccaacttaacacaagaAGTCTAGACTGGTGGAAAGGTAAACTGGTGAAAGAATAAACTAATGAGAAGACTGACTAGGAAAAAAAAGTATTGAGagaaaaatattcaaaaaaattAGTCAACAAACAGTTGGATGGATCAATCTCAATCTAAAACTCAACTCCTGATTGTAGCCTAATCTGTTTATCATAATCAATCTGCTCCCAGAGAGTTgcactcctgtctgtctgtctcctgccgGGTTTATCCGCCCTTATATAGGCGACAGTTTGATTGACAGCCCTAGCTAAACTGCGCGAGACTCCCGGGGCCAATTAGAGCGCTGTCACTGTTCCAACCGTCCTCAACAGGCGCCGCGCTGTACAATGTTCagtgatgggcattccggctcgttcggctcagctcaccaaaaagagccgtctcttttggctcccaaacggctctttaaaaaaaatatgttttgtattttttcaagacaaacagtttgcgatagtttgacaATGATTGGTGTTAAACAATTCTAATtcaattattaaatgaaatcatactttaccttaaccacaatgtatttaaaaatgcattggtttgttataaAATAGAAagctattaaacatttgcatttgaaGTATAACTTTTTAAAGTAAATTAACAAAGTGCCtataaatctaaccattcaaaacTAATACAATGTGAACatcataatagaatattgcaccatatcaaagaaaaagaaataacaatgtgcaaaactgcagcatcccactaaaaacattaaactggtccctcttttctctctcttctttattgccatgttataaccagcagcacgcAGCAATGCTGGCCATATTTagcttttatgagagatttgcgttcagaaatgcaagctgcctcacttccGAGGGACTGATGcagtttcttctctcagtaattatactggattaaataatgatgtagtaataactgcttactgtacctctccactgatctccacagtgacctgctcaaagggttccaggactctcctcctccaccacctcccattcctcttcggtcagagcatcaacaggtgcaatgacaatggccagggtagagatgatggcatcctttgactcaagaaacctcttcaacatataaaatgttgaattccaccttgtagtgcagtcttgttaAGGCCTCAGCTgaggcatccccatctggcgttgtgtagactttagtttttcagcacctactgtgctcctgtggaagtattccacagctgctttcactttgtccacagtgggtTTCATCAacttcagagcatctcttacaatcaggttgattgtgtgggcaagacatggatgatgggtccattttaaaatgttaatggctttggttatgttagctgcattgtcaccaacacaacagaccactttt is a window encoding:
- the LOC115206749 gene encoding probable G-protein coupled receptor 151, whose protein sequence is MDKLPGVNITAANSSTVDRLHPSFIEHGSYQHLCVLVPVILGVICVLGLASTLTAMGILISNAHRGKLSLINALILNLMFADSLVLAFALPFRAAAFSKPSWTLGWTVCKTCDWFLQSCMAAKSFTVAVMAKACYRYVSNPTKQVSISLRSILLVMWFLWLSACSAPIPTWLFSSLQRETRRLVCVQVVPPEAQDFMSVYVKAYPLGVFCAPLSFALLYFWRVYGQCQRRCSKTQNLRTQIRSRKLTLMLFSLMVAMTTLWLPQWVVWVWERHAAEREAQGPGEGGPFVVFSPPLLLSLSALLLTFFLSLVNPLIVLSLSEEFREGYRGLWRRLTLRKHTPSNPKPGPHAPTAPQSPCPRPETSGQPQGGDGGLASIPCQGTRVDPQPQMEQGGVGEAEDEAEGESPRDGIVLLDVEQFWHERETGSMTEENDPIPWEHQEGAPAEGRK